In Microbulbifer salipaludis, a genomic segment contains:
- the parC gene encoding DNA topoisomerase IV subunit A has protein sequence MTEPSVFDASERQHLAEYTEKAYLDYSMYVILDRALPNIGDGLKPVQRRIVYAMSELGLKNTAKYKKSARTVGDVIGKYHPHGDSAVYEAMVLMAQPFSYRYPLVDGQGNWGSPDDPKSFAAMRYTESRMGKYSEVLLSELGQGTVDWQANFDGTMDEPAVLPARVPNILLNGTTGIAVGMATDIPPHNLREVVDATVHLLENPKATVSELCAFIQGPDMPTEAEIISPRADLQKMYETGKGSVRMRAVWSKEDGDIIITALPYQASGSKVLEQIAAQMQAKKLPMVSDLRDESDHENPTRLVIVPKSNRVDLEQVMNHLFATTDLEKSYRVNLNMIGIDGRPQVKSLDKILTEWLSFRTVTTRRRLQFRLDKVERRLHLLDGLLIAFLNIDEVIEIIRTHDEPKQELMRRFELSEVQAEYVLDTKLRQLARLEEMKIRGEQAELEKERDMLTKTLESARRLKTLIKKELLAAADEFGDERRSPIVEREEAKAFSETELLSSDPITVVLSAKGWIRQAKGHEIDPESLSYKAGDGFKYAARGKSNQPALLLDSTGRSYAIAAHTLPSARGQGEPLSGRINPPSGATFEGLLMGGDEQKVLLASDAGYGFIAKYADLQSRNKAGKAMLSLPKNARVLPPQEIENPESALLAAVTSEGRMLVFPVAELPELSKGKGNKIINIPAARAASREEIVVGIAVLEGKDQLLIHAGKRHTKIKIAELEHYQGERGRRGNKLPRGFQKVDRVEVERK, from the coding sequence ATGACTGAGCCCTCCGTCTTTGACGCATCCGAACGCCAGCACCTGGCGGAGTATACCGAGAAGGCGTACCTGGATTACTCCATGTACGTGATTCTCGACCGCGCCCTGCCCAATATTGGCGACGGCCTCAAGCCGGTACAGCGCCGCATTGTCTACGCCATGAGCGAGCTGGGGCTGAAAAATACCGCCAAGTACAAGAAGTCTGCGCGCACCGTGGGCGACGTGATCGGTAAGTACCATCCGCACGGCGACAGTGCCGTGTACGAGGCCATGGTGCTGATGGCGCAGCCGTTCAGCTACCGCTACCCGCTGGTAGATGGCCAGGGCAACTGGGGCTCGCCGGACGATCCGAAATCCTTCGCCGCCATGCGTTACACCGAATCCCGCATGGGTAAATACTCCGAAGTGCTGCTGTCTGAGCTCGGTCAGGGCACCGTGGACTGGCAGGCAAACTTCGACGGCACCATGGATGAGCCGGCGGTACTGCCGGCGCGGGTGCCCAATATCCTGCTGAACGGCACCACCGGCATTGCCGTGGGCATGGCCACCGATATTCCCCCGCACAACCTGCGTGAGGTAGTGGATGCCACCGTGCACCTGCTGGAAAACCCCAAGGCCACCGTGAGCGAGCTGTGCGCGTTTATCCAGGGCCCGGACATGCCCACCGAGGCGGAAATCATTTCGCCGCGCGCCGATCTGCAGAAGATGTACGAGACCGGCAAAGGCTCGGTGAGAATGCGCGCGGTGTGGAGCAAAGAGGATGGCGACATCATCATCACCGCGCTGCCTTACCAGGCCAGCGGTTCCAAGGTGCTGGAGCAGATTGCTGCACAGATGCAGGCCAAGAAGCTGCCGATGGTCAGCGACCTGCGCGATGAGTCGGACCACGAAAACCCCACCCGCCTGGTGATTGTGCCCAAGTCCAACCGGGTCGATCTGGAGCAGGTGATGAACCACCTGTTCGCCACCACAGACCTGGAAAAGAGCTACCGGGTCAACCTGAACATGATCGGCATCGACGGCCGCCCGCAAGTGAAGTCCCTCGACAAGATCCTCACCGAGTGGCTGAGCTTCCGCACCGTCACCACCCGCCGTCGTCTGCAGTTCCGTCTCGACAAGGTCGAGCGCCGCCTGCACCTGTTGGATGGTTTGCTGATCGCGTTCCTGAACATTGATGAAGTGATCGAGATTATCCGCACCCACGACGAGCCCAAGCAGGAGCTGATGCGCCGCTTCGAGCTGTCGGAAGTGCAGGCGGAATATGTACTCGACACCAAGTTGCGCCAGTTGGCGCGCCTCGAAGAAATGAAAATTCGCGGCGAGCAGGCGGAGCTGGAAAAAGAGCGCGATATGCTCACCAAGACACTGGAAAGTGCCCGTCGCCTCAAGACCCTGATCAAAAAAGAGCTGCTGGCAGCCGCGGATGAGTTCGGGGATGAACGTCGCTCGCCGATTGTCGAGCGCGAGGAAGCCAAGGCCTTCAGCGAAACCGAGCTGCTGTCCAGCGATCCGATCACCGTAGTGCTTTCGGCCAAGGGCTGGATCCGCCAGGCCAAGGGTCACGAAATCGACCCGGAATCCCTCAGTTATAAAGCCGGCGACGGCTTCAAGTATGCCGCCCGCGGCAAGAGCAACCAGCCGGCGCTGTTGCTCGACAGTACCGGGCGCAGTTACGCCATCGCCGCGCATACCCTGCCGTCGGCGCGGGGCCAGGGTGAGCCACTGTCCGGGCGTATCAACCCGCCGTCCGGGGCGACCTTTGAAGGCCTGCTGATGGGCGGCGACGAGCAGAAAGTGCTGCTGGCGTCGGATGCGGGCTACGGGTTTATTGCCAAATACGCCGACCTGCAGTCGCGCAACAAGGCGGGCAAGGCCATGCTGAGCCTGCCGAAAAATGCCCGCGTGCTGCCGCCGCAGGAAATTGAAAATCCTGAAAGCGCGCTGCTCGCGGCGGTCACCAGCGAGGGGCGCATGCTGGTATTCCCGGTCGCGGAACTGCCGGAACTGTCCAAGGGCAAGGGCAACAAGATCATCAATATCCCCGCTGCCCGTGCCGCCAGCCGTGAGGAAATCGTGGTGGGTATTGCGGTGCTGGAAGGCAAGGACCAGTTACTGATCCATGCGGGCAAACGCCACACCAAGATCAAGATTGCCGAGCTGGAGCATTACCAGGGTGAGCGTGGGCGACGAGGCAATAAATTGCCGCGCGGCTTCCAGAAGGTGGACCGGGTGGAGGTGGAGCGGAAGTAA
- a CDS encoding DUF2147 domain-containing protein produces MKTLLLAVTALLVSTQLAFADVVGRWTTIDDETGQKKSIVEIYEQGGKYYGRVVDLLMKPDDTVCDACPGDRKGKQIVGMNIITDMVKKGDVFEGGQILDPAKGKVYDCKMWEEGGNLKVRGYLGFFYRTQTWYPAK; encoded by the coding sequence ATGAAAACTCTACTGCTTGCCGTTACTGCGTTACTCGTTTCTACCCAACTCGCCTTCGCCGATGTGGTCGGGCGCTGGACGACCATCGACGACGAAACCGGACAGAAAAAGTCCATCGTCGAGATCTACGAACAGGGTGGTAAATACTACGGTCGCGTGGTCGACCTGCTGATGAAGCCGGACGACACCGTGTGTGACGCCTGCCCCGGCGATCGCAAGGGCAAACAGATTGTGGGTATGAACATCATCACCGATATGGTGAAAAAGGGCGACGTGTTCGAGGGCGGCCAGATCCTCGATCCGGCCAAGGGCAAGGTGTACGACTGCAAAATGTGGGAGGAAGGCGGCAACCTGAAAGTCCGCGGCTACCTCGGCTTTTTCTACCGCACCCAGACCTGGTATCCGGCCAAGTAA
- a CDS encoding ABC transporter permease: MNVIDLSWWQLGIAAGLVVALAVCTWLAQLNIGKSLLIAAARTAIQLALIGLVLETLFAAGSLGWVALMGIAMLLLAGREVVARQNHPLRGGWSFGIGTLSMFISAFAVTVLTLVVIIGPEPWYTPQYAIPLLGMLLGNTMTGVALGLERLTEGARRGRGEIENRLMLGETWQQASRQLRRDAMRAGLMPTINAMAAAGIVSLPGMMTGQILAGSAPALAVKYQILIMFTIAAGTGFGTFAAVALCARRLFDRRERLRLDRLAN, from the coding sequence ATGAACGTGATCGACCTGAGCTGGTGGCAGCTGGGCATTGCCGCCGGGCTGGTAGTGGCACTCGCGGTCTGCACCTGGCTGGCACAACTCAACATCGGCAAATCACTGCTGATTGCCGCTGCGCGTACCGCCATTCAACTGGCGCTGATCGGCCTGGTGCTGGAGACGCTGTTTGCCGCGGGCAGCCTGGGGTGGGTGGCACTGATGGGGATTGCCATGTTGCTGCTGGCCGGCCGTGAAGTGGTGGCCCGGCAGAACCATCCCCTGCGCGGGGGCTGGAGTTTCGGCATCGGCACCCTGTCCATGTTCATCTCCGCGTTTGCGGTTACCGTGCTCACCCTGGTGGTCATCATCGGCCCAGAACCCTGGTACACCCCGCAATACGCCATTCCCCTGCTGGGAATGCTACTGGGCAACACCATGACCGGTGTGGCCCTGGGGCTGGAGCGATTGACGGAGGGCGCGCGACGCGGGCGCGGTGAAATCGAAAACCGCCTGATGCTGGGAGAGACCTGGCAGCAGGCCAGCAGGCAATTGCGCCGGGACGCCATGCGCGCTGGCCTGATGCCCACCATCAACGCCATGGCGGCGGCGGGTATCGTGTCGCTACCGGGCATGATGACCGGTCAGATTCTTGCCGGCAGCGCACCGGCACTGGCAGTGAAATACCAGATACTCATCATGTTCACCATCGCCGCCGGCACCGGCTTCGGCACCTTTGCGGCGGTGGCGCTGTGTGCGCGGCGGCTGTTCGACCGACGGGAAAGGCTGCGGCTGGACCGCCTGGCCAACTAG
- a CDS encoding protein adenylyltransferase SelO translates to MSKTDPSATSSDALSPDALSLNARSLEQVHLQHRFADLGAVFGTPTAPTPLRAPHTIHVNPSALALLGIDPREASRAEWAQLASGAQLFAGSAPFAMKYTGHQFGGYNPDLGDGRALLLGEIEHQGKRWDLHLKGAGKTPYSRFGDGRAVLRSTIREYLAGEALTALGIRSTRALCIVGSDEPVARETMETGAALIRVARTHIRFGHFEYLFYTRQLEAQKQLVQFVCAQFLPEVCDQPVAAQAEALLRFTVQRSAELAAGWQSVGFAHGVLNTDNMSIIGDTFDFGPYGFLDDYEPGFICNHSDHTGRYAFDAQPGVVLWNLNALAHAFSSLLDTETLKDCLGEYQPLLIAHYANLMRAKLGLAIHDENDQQLCADLLQLLEQGQADYSLFFRALSRYTGERPADALAKLVAPAQHQALSDWLHHYDQRLQKETRPAEARRHAMLGTNPKFILRNYLAQRVIEAAQAGDYQPLATFFTLLQSPFEEHPGFDDWAAAPAESGKHLPISCSS, encoded by the coding sequence GTGAGCAAAACCGACCCCAGCGCAACTTCCTCCGATGCACTTTCCCCCGATGCACTTTCACTCAATGCACGCTCCCTCGAACAAGTGCACCTGCAGCACCGCTTTGCCGATCTGGGTGCGGTCTTCGGCACCCCCACCGCGCCCACCCCGTTGCGCGCGCCGCACACTATCCACGTGAACCCGTCGGCACTGGCACTGCTGGGCATCGACCCGCGCGAGGCCAGCCGTGCAGAGTGGGCGCAGCTCGCCAGCGGCGCGCAACTATTTGCTGGCAGCGCCCCCTTCGCGATGAAATATACCGGCCACCAGTTCGGCGGCTATAACCCCGACCTCGGCGACGGCCGCGCACTTTTACTCGGGGAAATCGAGCACCAGGGCAAGCGCTGGGACCTGCATCTGAAAGGCGCCGGTAAAACCCCCTACTCCCGCTTCGGCGATGGCCGCGCCGTATTGCGCTCCACTATTCGCGAGTATCTGGCCGGCGAGGCGCTCACCGCGCTCGGCATCCGCAGTACCCGGGCGCTGTGCATCGTAGGCAGTGACGAACCGGTGGCCCGGGAAACCATGGAGACCGGCGCCGCACTGATTCGCGTCGCCCGCACCCATATCCGCTTCGGCCATTTTGAGTACCTGTTCTACACACGCCAACTGGAAGCCCAGAAACAGCTGGTACAGTTCGTCTGCGCACAGTTTTTGCCGGAGGTGTGTGACCAGCCTGTGGCGGCCCAGGCCGAGGCTCTGTTGCGTTTCACCGTACAGCGCAGCGCCGAGCTGGCCGCGGGCTGGCAATCGGTGGGCTTCGCCCACGGCGTACTGAACACCGACAACATGTCGATCATCGGCGATACGTTTGACTTCGGCCCCTACGGATTTCTCGACGACTACGAGCCAGGCTTCATCTGCAACCATTCGGATCACACCGGGCGCTACGCATTTGATGCGCAACCCGGTGTGGTGCTGTGGAATCTGAACGCGCTGGCACACGCGTTTTCCTCCCTGCTGGACACCGAGACACTGAAAGACTGCCTCGGCGAGTACCAGCCGCTGCTGATAGCGCACTATGCGAACTTGATGCGCGCGAAACTGGGCCTGGCAATACACGACGAAAACGACCAGCAGCTGTGCGCCGATCTGCTGCAGTTGCTGGAGCAGGGACAGGCAGACTATTCCCTGTTTTTTCGCGCGCTGAGCCGCTATACCGGCGAGCGGCCGGCCGACGCACTGGCGAAACTGGTGGCTCCGGCACAACACCAGGCCCTGTCCGACTGGCTGCACCATTACGACCAGCGGCTGCAGAAAGAAACCCGGCCCGCCGAAGCGCGCCGGCACGCCATGCTGGGCACCAACCCCAAGTTCATCCTGCGCAACTATCTTGCGCAGCGCGTGATTGAGGCGGCGCAGGCCGGCGACTACCAGCCCCTGGCCACCTTCTTCACGCTATTGCAGTCCCCATTCGAGGAGCATCCGGGGTTTGATGACTGGGCTGCCGCACCGGCGGAATCCGGCAAGCACTTGCCGATCAGCTGCTCCTCGTGA
- the ppk1 gene encoding polyphosphate kinase 1 — MENAVESMANDIPLYPKELSWLSFNARVLQEVEDDSVPIIERVRFLGIFSNNLDEFYRVRVADVRRLATFTKGSKKKDQFSDLLGQINEKVLRLQARFGNAYNKVLEDLGRNDIHVINERQLTDNQRAYVEEYFHREVLPELEPFFIDDRETMPLLNEASIYFGIYLELEDGSLRFAGLELPTDILPRFVAIPHRDKHREKVYIVLDNVIRACLVDVFRYVLPIEKAAAYTFKISRDAELELGEHVTQNIVDRVAKSLKKRKQAEPVRLVYDSTMPEALLQLIKKKLKMGRYDSYTPGGRYHNSKDFMRFPADSRQHTYRKIKPLPTLPDSANIFDWLREGDRLCYYPYHDFRVITKLLASAAIDPWVREIRINLYRVAQNSRVVAALVNAVRNQKQVTAVVELQARFDEQANIHWSNELSDAGVEVIYGVPGLKVHCKLISILREEGGRNRYYSHFGTGNFNESTARFYCDFSLLTSDDKLGEDAYRVFDFIKQPHLQPDYHHVWMSPHSNRSNILACIEREITAAVAGEPAEIFIKCNNLVDSEVIEHLYRADAAGVRVRIIVRSMCALLCQTRGLSDNIQVVSLVDKYLEHARVYAFHNGGDTQVYLSSADLMTRNLDHRVEVTFPLLSAAHRKTVLDILELQWQDNQKARVLDADQSNSRIANAKAKRSVRAQDAIYRYLKKAEV, encoded by the coding sequence ATGGAGAATGCAGTAGAGAGTATGGCAAACGACATTCCCCTGTACCCCAAGGAGCTCAGCTGGCTTTCCTTCAACGCCCGTGTCCTGCAGGAAGTTGAAGACGACAGCGTGCCCATTATTGAACGGGTGCGCTTTCTTGGCATCTTCTCTAACAATCTCGATGAATTTTACCGGGTGCGTGTGGCCGATGTGCGGCGACTGGCCACGTTCACCAAGGGCAGCAAGAAGAAAGATCAATTCTCCGACCTGCTGGGGCAGATCAATGAAAAGGTACTGCGCCTGCAGGCGCGCTTTGGCAACGCCTATAACAAGGTGCTGGAAGACCTGGGCCGAAACGACATTCATGTGATCAATGAACGCCAGCTTACCGACAATCAGCGCGCCTATGTAGAAGAATATTTTCACCGCGAGGTGTTGCCGGAGCTGGAGCCGTTTTTCATCGATGACCGGGAAACCATGCCGTTATTAAATGAGGCGAGCATTTACTTCGGTATCTATCTGGAGCTGGAAGATGGCAGCCTGCGCTTTGCCGGGCTGGAGTTACCCACGGATATCCTGCCGCGCTTCGTGGCTATCCCGCACCGGGACAAGCATCGCGAGAAGGTGTACATCGTGCTCGACAATGTGATCCGCGCGTGTCTGGTGGATGTATTCCGCTACGTGCTGCCGATCGAAAAGGCCGCCGCCTACACGTTTAAAATCAGCCGGGATGCAGAGCTGGAGCTGGGTGAACACGTGACCCAGAACATTGTCGACCGGGTGGCGAAGTCGCTGAAGAAACGCAAACAGGCGGAGCCGGTGCGCCTGGTTTACGACTCCACCATGCCGGAGGCGCTGCTGCAGCTGATCAAGAAGAAGCTGAAAATGGGGCGCTACGACAGCTATACGCCCGGTGGGCGCTACCACAACTCCAAGGATTTCATGCGTTTCCCGGCCGACAGTCGGCAGCACACCTACCGCAAGATCAAACCGCTACCCACGCTTCCGGACAGCGCCAATATTTTTGACTGGCTGCGGGAGGGCGACAGGCTGTGCTATTACCCGTACCACGATTTCCGCGTCATCACCAAGTTGCTGGCGTCTGCCGCCATCGATCCCTGGGTGCGGGAAATCCGCATCAATCTCTACCGGGTTGCGCAGAATTCCCGTGTGGTGGCGGCGCTGGTCAATGCGGTGCGCAACCAGAAACAGGTTACGGCGGTGGTGGAATTGCAGGCGCGGTTTGATGAGCAGGCCAACATTCACTGGTCCAATGAATTGAGCGATGCGGGCGTCGAGGTCATTTATGGTGTGCCGGGGCTGAAAGTGCACTGCAAGCTGATTTCCATCCTGCGAGAAGAGGGCGGGCGCAATCGCTATTACAGCCACTTTGGTACCGGTAATTTTAACGAGAGTACGGCGCGTTTTTACTGTGACTTCAGCCTGCTGACGAGCGATGACAAGCTGGGTGAAGATGCCTACCGGGTATTCGATTTCATCAAGCAGCCGCACTTGCAGCCGGATTACCACCATGTGTGGATGTCGCCCCACAGCAACCGCTCCAATATTCTGGCGTGTATCGAGCGGGAAATTACCGCGGCCGTGGCGGGTGAACCTGCGGAAATTTTTATCAAATGTAACAACCTGGTGGATTCCGAGGTGATCGAGCACCTGTACCGTGCCGATGCGGCGGGGGTGCGTGTGCGAATCATTGTGCGCAGCATGTGTGCCCTGCTGTGCCAGACCCGGGGGCTGTCTGACAACATCCAGGTGGTGAGCCTGGTGGACAAATACCTGGAGCACGCGCGGGTCTATGCCTTTCACAACGGTGGGGATACCCAGGTGTATCTGTCATCGGCAGACCTGATGACCCGAAACCTGGATCACCGGGTGGAAGTCACCTTTCCGCTACTGAGTGCAGCGCACCGGAAAACCGTGCTGGATATTCTCGAACTGCAGTGGCAGGACAACCAGAAAGCGCGCGTGCTGGATGCGGACCAGAGCAATAGCCGCATCGCTAACGCAAAGGCCAAGCGCAGCGTGCGCGCGCAGGATGCGATTTACCGCTACCTGAAAAAAGCAGAGGTGTGA
- a CDS encoding ABC transporter ATP-binding protein: MNTADSLNIAQLAIGDLEPVDLTIAPGEIVCLSGTSGIGKSRLLRAIADMELHTGEVHLGEQARAAMPAHRWRQAVMMVPADSAWWAETVGEHFPEGTTVPDALGLAEECMTWPVARLSSGEKQRLALLRALARSPRALLLDEPTANLDEDTTEQVEHWLQQEIQSRQLRVLWVAHARAQITRVAQRHFHLDDDGSMEECSA; encoded by the coding sequence TTGAACACGGCAGACTCGCTGAACATTGCACAACTGGCGATTGGCGACCTCGAGCCGGTCGATCTTACGATCGCACCGGGAGAAATTGTCTGCCTGTCGGGCACCTCCGGTATCGGCAAAAGCCGGCTGCTGCGCGCCATCGCCGACATGGAGCTGCACACCGGTGAGGTGCACTTGGGAGAACAGGCGCGCGCAGCCATGCCCGCGCACCGCTGGCGCCAGGCAGTGATGATGGTGCCGGCCGACAGCGCCTGGTGGGCAGAAACGGTAGGGGAACATTTTCCGGAGGGCACCACCGTGCCCGACGCCCTTGGTTTAGCGGAGGAATGCATGACGTGGCCGGTGGCCCGGCTGTCTTCCGGGGAAAAACAGCGCCTGGCCCTGCTGCGCGCCCTCGCGCGAAGCCCGCGCGCCCTGCTGCTGGACGAGCCCACCGCAAACCTCGACGAAGACACCACCGAGCAGGTGGAGCACTGGCTGCAGCAAGAAATCCAGAGCCGGCAACTGCGGGTGCTGTGGGTCGCTCATGCCCGCGCACAGATTACCCGTGTGGCGCAGCGGCATTTCCACCTGGATGACGATGGCAGTATGGAGGAGTGCAGCGCATGA
- a CDS encoding Ppx/GppA phosphatase family protein — protein sequence MTADTEATHERYAALDLGSNSFHLLLAEFREQRMVRLHTDRAMVRLAEGLDREGNLAPAVAERALEALRRFAPVIQGLPLENVRAVGTNTLRLASSRADGFLEAAESILGAPIEIISGIEEARLIYSGVMAAAEGAPQLRCVVDIGGGSTELVRGVEHPRQLHSVNMGCVGFNRRFFDSGKIDAGKRNNFIRARRAAQAELQELQHMADDALVMGASGTVKSVARVLNDGELLPIQRDALDRLADKVASCKTVDAIDLPHLNPERRPVFAAGLAILHGIFRELDIQQMQVSPYAIREGIVHDLAGRAAGGDRRADTVLALMERGAVDPEQARRVANTALQFLGQLNPYTPVAQRRLLRWAADLHELGLALSHSSFRKLGAYMIEHADMAGFSKSEQENLAYLVRNQRGDIKEVKEHYGFHPGAELLLCLRLACIVHRDHMDRSIDGLSLSADGPGYRLHVPESWMYQYPAIEDLLELEVECWEDKQIKLTVQQT from the coding sequence ATGACCGCCGATACCGAAGCCACGCACGAACGTTACGCCGCTCTCGACCTGGGCTCCAACAGTTTTCACCTGTTGCTGGCAGAATTTCGCGAGCAACGCATGGTGCGCCTGCACACCGACCGCGCCATGGTGCGCCTCGCGGAAGGCCTCGATCGCGAGGGCAATCTGGCGCCGGCAGTGGCGGAGCGGGCGCTGGAAGCCCTGCGCCGCTTCGCCCCCGTAATCCAGGGCCTGCCACTGGAAAATGTGCGGGCGGTGGGCACCAATACGCTGCGGTTGGCGAGTTCCCGCGCGGACGGGTTTCTGGAAGCCGCCGAGTCCATCCTGGGTGCCCCCATCGAAATCATCTCGGGTATTGAAGAGGCGCGGCTGATCTACTCCGGGGTCATGGCGGCAGCAGAGGGCGCACCGCAGCTGCGCTGCGTGGTGGATATCGGCGGCGGCTCTACGGAGCTGGTGCGCGGGGTAGAGCATCCCCGCCAGCTGCACAGCGTGAACATGGGCTGCGTAGGCTTCAACCGACGCTTTTTCGACAGCGGAAAGATCGATGCGGGCAAGCGCAACAATTTTATCCGCGCGCGCCGGGCCGCCCAGGCGGAACTGCAGGAGCTGCAGCATATGGCCGACGATGCCCTGGTGATGGGCGCTTCCGGCACGGTCAAATCCGTTGCGCGGGTACTGAATGACGGCGAGCTATTGCCCATTCAGCGCGATGCGCTCGATCGGCTCGCCGACAAGGTGGCGAGCTGTAAAACCGTCGACGCCATTGACCTGCCTCATCTAAACCCGGAAAGACGCCCGGTATTCGCCGCCGGGCTGGCTATTTTGCACGGCATTTTTCGCGAGCTGGATATCCAGCAGATGCAGGTTTCGCCCTACGCCATCCGCGAGGGTATCGTGCACGACCTGGCAGGCCGCGCCGCCGGCGGCGATCGTCGCGCGGATACGGTGTTGGCCCTGATGGAGCGCGGTGCCGTCGATCCCGAACAGGCCAGACGGGTTGCCAATACCGCGTTGCAATTCCTCGGCCAGTTAAATCCCTATACTCCGGTAGCCCAGCGGCGCCTGCTGCGCTGGGCCGCCGACCTGCACGAACTCGGCCTGGCACTGTCCCACAGCAGTTTTCGCAAACTCGGCGCCTACATGATCGAGCATGCGGACATGGCCGGGTTCAGTAAAAGCGAACAGGAAAACCTGGCTTACCTGGTGCGCAACCAGCGCGGCGACATCAAGGAAGTCAAAGAGCACTACGGTTTCCACCCAGGAGCAGAGCTGCTACTGTGCCTGCGCCTGGCCTGCATCGTGCACCGGGACCATATGGACCGCAGCATCGATGGCCTTAGCCTGTCGGCAGACGGCCCCGGCTATCGCCTGCACGTTCCCGAAAGCTGGATGTATCAGTATCCCGCCATCGAGGACCTGCTGGAGCTGGAGGTGGAGTGCTGGGAAGACAAACAAATCAAACTGACGGTACAACAAACTTAG